From Oceanispirochaeta sp., one genomic window encodes:
- a CDS encoding site-specific tyrosine recombinase produces the protein MISRELSGQFQIYLTLELRMSPNTVDAYLREVLKLEEFLKQAGRTWQDLDTPLLENYLLAVRQKEQDLSPRTISRILSSLRSMMEFLILSGKRDDNPLQGMNMPRITQSLPEVLSLDEVEAFLESIPLDTLLGQRDRTLFELIYSCGLRVSEAVDLEMTHLYMEEGMIQVFGKGGKERWVPLGPVAEHWLRIYLSEVRPRIVRPGFLTNTVFLNNRGKGLSRKGMWKNFKTIAERAGVSGKIHTLRHSFATHLLQGGADLRSVQEMLGHSDISTTQIYTHLNRNDLEQAHGNFHPRSKA, from the coding sequence ATGATATCAAGGGAATTATCCGGACAGTTTCAGATCTATCTCACCCTAGAGCTCCGTATGTCTCCCAATACGGTGGATGCATATCTGAGAGAAGTTCTGAAACTTGAGGAATTCCTGAAACAGGCCGGGAGAACCTGGCAGGATCTGGATACGCCTCTCCTGGAGAATTATCTTCTGGCGGTTCGGCAGAAAGAACAGGACTTGAGTCCCCGGACAATTTCCAGGATTCTAAGCAGCCTCAGATCTATGATGGAATTTCTGATCCTCAGCGGAAAGAGAGACGATAATCCATTACAGGGTATGAATATGCCCAGAATTACCCAATCTCTTCCGGAGGTCCTTTCACTGGATGAAGTGGAAGCCTTTCTGGAATCTATCCCTCTGGATACTCTTTTAGGACAGCGTGACAGGACTCTCTTTGAATTGATTTACAGCTGCGGTCTGCGTGTTTCTGAAGCAGTGGATCTGGAAATGACTCATCTTTATATGGAAGAAGGCATGATTCAGGTTTTTGGAAAAGGCGGAAAAGAACGGTGGGTCCCATTGGGACCTGTTGCCGAACACTGGTTGAGAATCTATCTCTCAGAAGTTCGCCCTCGCATCGTCAGGCCGGGATTTTTGACAAATACCGTTTTTTTGAATAACCGTGGCAAGGGTTTATCCCGCAAGGGTATGTGGAAGAATTTTAAAACCATAGCCGAAAGAGCTGGTGTCAGCGGTAAAATTCACACTTTGCGTCATTCTTTTGCAACCCATCTCCTTCAGGGCGGAGCCGACCTGAGAAGTGTTCAGGAAATGCTGGGACATTCTGATATCAGTACAACCCAGATATATACTCATCTGAACAGAAATGACCTGGAACAGGCTCATGGGAACTTTCATCCGAGGAGCAAGGCATGA
- the ftsZ gene encoding cell division protein FtsZ, producing the protein MELEILEEKLGNKTVIKVIGAGGGGSNAVNRMIACGVKGVEFIATNTDLQALDKSDAPIKLPLGSKLTGGLGAGGNPEIGAQAADEDKEILKNVLKGADMVFITAGMGGGTGTGSAPVIARIARELGALTVAVVTKPFGFEQRRKMALAEEGIDKLYKEVDTLITIPNENLMKIVEKNTPIREAFLMADDVLRMGVQGISDLITQHGDINIDFADVKAVMRNQGEALMGIGKGRGDNRAIDAATSAINNPLLEDANIDGAKGLLVNVSGGSSLTLSEYKEVMEIIAENIDPDATVIPGTTIDDSMEDEIKVTVIATGFRNRKEENEISVEAAIPEIPGHNDEILPYEKWKSFYDDDSRASENNNSPFQSLVGAGPSESDLYVPTYLRNRKVGN; encoded by the coding sequence ATGGAACTTGAAATACTGGAAGAGAAATTGGGAAATAAGACGGTCATCAAGGTGATCGGAGCAGGTGGCGGAGGCAGTAATGCTGTCAATCGAATGATAGCCTGTGGTGTGAAAGGAGTTGAGTTCATTGCAACCAATACGGATCTGCAGGCTCTGGATAAATCGGATGCTCCCATCAAGCTGCCCCTCGGCTCAAAGCTGACAGGGGGGCTTGGAGCCGGCGGAAATCCGGAAATCGGTGCACAGGCGGCAGACGAAGACAAGGAAATACTGAAAAATGTTCTCAAAGGGGCTGATATGGTCTTTATCACCGCCGGTATGGGTGGTGGCACAGGAACAGGGTCGGCTCCGGTTATCGCCAGAATAGCCCGTGAACTCGGGGCGCTGACTGTTGCGGTTGTGACAAAACCCTTTGGATTTGAGCAGAGGCGAAAAATGGCTCTTGCCGAAGAAGGTATCGATAAACTGTACAAGGAAGTCGACACTCTCATAACCATTCCCAATGAAAATCTAATGAAAATTGTTGAAAAGAATACACCCATCAGGGAAGCTTTTTTGATGGCAGATGATGTTTTACGAATGGGTGTTCAGGGAATCTCTGATTTGATAACACAGCATGGTGATATCAATATCGATTTTGCAGATGTCAAGGCTGTCATGCGCAATCAGGGCGAAGCCCTGATGGGAATCGGTAAAGGCCGAGGAGATAACCGAGCCATAGATGCAGCTACCAGTGCCATTAATAATCCGCTCCTTGAAGATGCCAATATCGATGGTGCCAAGGGACTTCTGGTCAATGTTTCCGGTGGAAGCAGCCTGACTCTCTCAGAATACAAGGAAGTCATGGAAATCATTGCCGAGAACATTGATCCTGATGCAACAGTCATTCCGGGAACTACCATCGATGATTCCATGGAAGATGAAATCAAGGTCACTGTCATTGCAACGGGATTCAGAAACAGAAAGGAAGAGAATGAGATTTCCGTCGAAGCGGCAATCCCGGAGATTCCCGGGCATAATGATGAAATCCTCCCTTATGAAAAATGGAAAAGTTTCTATGATGATGACAGCCGGGCCTCTGAGAACAACAACAGTCCTTTTCAGAGTCTTGTCGGAGCCGGACCTTCTGAGTCGGATCTTTATGTTCCCACCTATCTGAGAAACAGGAAAGTCGGAAACTGA
- the ftsA gene encoding cell division protein FtsA yields the protein MPEKDIVVGLDIGTSRVSALISEYNDAGVLCFAGAGSVPSEGLRKGVVVNIEAAQKAIANAIEAAEQEAGRTVHDVYTAVTSGNVEGLNSRGVVAVSGKGREVTSYDIHRVIDAARAIAIPMDREILHVVPQHFMVDDKVGIRDPQDMIGVRLEADVHIITASIAATQNVIKCTNRSGYKVNEISLESLVASKNILSDDEKEMGVLYLDIGGGTSDAIVYFEGTPHFSGSLPVAGEQVTTDLSIVLEQPMEQAEAIKLSQGKCWEPLVDPSQDVLLPGIGGRPPRSIPEIDVCRIIQSRMAEILLLIRKQLHQKGYLNRLGGGVVIAGGGALLPGAGELASDIFKRPVRIAMPSGLKDLPGACRGPEWATVVGLVMAARDEENALGNDTDVPSGVWGLWQRLKEWFTNFI from the coding sequence TTGCCGGAAAAAGATATTGTCGTCGGACTTGATATCGGAACCAGCAGGGTTTCGGCTCTCATCTCAGAATACAATGACGCAGGAGTTTTATGCTTTGCAGGTGCCGGTTCAGTGCCGTCTGAAGGTTTGCGTAAGGGTGTCGTTGTGAACATCGAAGCAGCTCAAAAGGCCATTGCCAATGCCATTGAAGCGGCAGAGCAGGAAGCAGGCAGAACAGTTCATGATGTCTATACTGCCGTGACCAGCGGCAACGTGGAAGGTCTCAATTCAAGGGGTGTCGTGGCTGTGAGCGGAAAGGGCCGGGAAGTCACTTCTTATGATATTCACCGGGTGATAGACGCTGCCAGGGCCATCGCTATACCTATGGACAGAGAAATCCTTCATGTCGTTCCTCAGCATTTTATGGTGGATGACAAAGTCGGTATCCGTGATCCCCAGGATATGATCGGAGTCCGTCTTGAGGCGGATGTTCATATTATTACAGCCAGTATTGCCGCAACTCAAAATGTCATTAAATGCACAAACCGCAGCGGCTACAAGGTGAATGAGATCTCTCTGGAGTCGCTTGTGGCCTCAAAGAATATACTGTCTGACGATGAGAAGGAGATGGGTGTTCTGTATCTGGATATCGGTGGCGGTACCAGCGATGCCATTGTTTACTTTGAGGGGACGCCCCACTTTTCAGGTTCACTGCCTGTAGCGGGAGAGCAGGTCACAACGGACCTGTCTATTGTTCTTGAGCAGCCGATGGAGCAGGCTGAGGCCATAAAACTGAGCCAGGGAAAATGTTGGGAACCTCTGGTTGATCCATCTCAGGACGTACTTCTGCCGGGTATCGGCGGAAGGCCTCCTCGGAGTATCCCTGAGATTGATGTGTGCCGAATTATCCAGTCCAGGATGGCTGAGATTTTACTTCTTATAAGAAAGCAGCTCCACCAGAAAGGTTATCTGAATCGTTTGGGTGGAGGGGTTGTCATCGCAGGAGGGGGAGCACTTTTGCCCGGTGCGGGAGAACTGGCATCAGATATTTTTAAAAGACCCGTCAGGATTGCCATGCCTTCAGGCTTAAAAGACCTGCCGGGTGCCTGTCGAGGTCCCGAATGGGCCACAGTTGTCGGTTTAGTGATGGCCGCCAGAGATGAAGAAAATGCCTTGGGAAATGATACAGATGTACCCAGTGGGGTTTGGGGGCTCTGGCAACGCCTTAAAGAGTGGTTTACAAATTTTATATAG
- a CDS encoding FtsQ-type POTRA domain-containing protein, with protein MVKSSVTPVYRMLRRVLLVFMSLLILVLGIQVCLHFLILPRMQISQILLESTLNLPDALLLSLGGLTGSENYISLDSDEIRKNFETSPLIRKAYVEKQFPGTLKIIIYRRVPLGIALLKSSGKAHMIAFDEYGVVFDAPGVSGYRDLPVLSGMVPDEKNGTKVLPESLYPLLQDLKILRKNSPLLYGQISEISVRPDQGVLNEIRLYISSYKLPVVVSSGLTETLMKKILLVLDSLNTGKLMTDLEYADFRTEQVVLKTREGN; from the coding sequence ATGGTTAAATCCTCAGTGACCCCCGTCTATAGAATGCTTCGCCGGGTCCTACTGGTGTTTATGAGCCTGCTTATTCTTGTTTTGGGAATTCAGGTTTGTCTTCACTTTCTGATCCTTCCCCGCATGCAGATCAGTCAGATACTTCTTGAAAGTACCTTGAATCTTCCCGATGCCCTTCTTCTTTCATTGGGCGGGCTGACCGGGAGTGAAAATTATATTTCTCTGGACAGTGATGAAATACGTAAGAACTTTGAGACCTCACCATTGATTCGGAAAGCCTATGTGGAAAAACAGTTTCCCGGTACATTGAAGATTATCATCTATAGAAGAGTCCCTCTGGGGATCGCTCTTTTGAAGAGTTCTGGAAAGGCTCATATGATAGCTTTTGATGAGTATGGAGTGGTCTTTGATGCTCCAGGAGTCTCGGGATACCGGGATCTTCCGGTTTTGAGCGGTATGGTGCCTGATGAAAAGAATGGAACAAAGGTTCTTCCTGAGTCTTTGTATCCTCTTTTACAGGATTTAAAGATACTGAGGAAAAACTCACCACTTTTATACGGACAGATTTCTGAAATATCTGTAAGACCCGATCAAGGTGTCTTGAATGAAATCAGGTTATATATCAGCTCATACAAGCTGCCGGTTGTAGTATCATCAGGGCTGACCGAAACACTTATGAAAAAGATTCTTCTGGTCCTGGATTCATTGAACACAGGCAAGTTGATGACAGATCTGGAATATGCAGACTTTAGAACAGAACAGGTTGTTCTGAAAACAAGGGAGGGCAATTAG
- the ftsW gene encoding putative lipid II flippase FtsW — protein MRRYEADRMIIRMSDSGLVGVMVLLTGTGVSALFSASYHFGRVAAGNPFYFINRQIIWILLGALVSFILSRMPLSLIRKMTIPFVIMTIILNVLTYVPGIGSTSGGATRWIEIGGNSFQPSELVRVALVLYMAHILDKKKDSMDDFLNSILPVLLMSVLMTSLVYFQNDFSSAIYIFLLAILLLFLAGISWSYIAVGTIAIMISAVPMVLAKPYRLERIRSWLSPLSDPSGSGYQLMKSRMALQNGRFWGLGLGQGQVKLGGLPAAHSDFVFAVVGEETGFAGILFIIFLFLVFAIKGYSIALNSTSSYIRLAAFGLTSSVYFQVLINVAVVCGALPATGIPLPLFSAGGTSTLVTLGIFGLLINFSRYKAKEREVLCNG, from the coding sequence ATGAGACGGTATGAAGCGGACCGTATGATCATAAGAATGAGCGACTCAGGCCTTGTAGGCGTTATGGTCCTTTTAACAGGGACTGGAGTGAGTGCTTTGTTCTCTGCTTCTTACCATTTTGGCAGAGTAGCTGCGGGTAATCCGTTCTACTTCATCAATCGTCAGATTATATGGATTCTGTTGGGAGCACTGGTCAGTTTTATCCTGAGCCGCATGCCCCTCAGTTTGATCCGGAAAATGACAATCCCCTTTGTCATTATGACAATCATTTTGAATGTTTTGACTTATGTTCCCGGTATAGGCAGCACCTCCGGCGGAGCTACCAGGTGGATTGAGATTGGAGGGAACTCATTTCAACCCAGTGAGCTGGTCCGAGTCGCCCTGGTCCTCTATATGGCTCATATCCTGGATAAAAAGAAGGATAGTATGGATGATTTTCTGAATTCCATCCTGCCTGTTCTTCTCATGTCAGTGCTTATGACCAGTCTTGTGTATTTTCAGAATGATTTTTCTTCGGCTATTTATATTTTTCTTCTGGCAATCCTGCTCCTGTTCCTGGCTGGAATCAGCTGGTCCTATATCGCTGTCGGTACAATCGCCATCATGATTTCGGCTGTTCCCATGGTTCTGGCCAAACCCTACCGTCTGGAACGAATAAGATCCTGGCTCAGTCCCTTGTCTGATCCCAGCGGTTCAGGGTACCAGCTTATGAAATCCAGAATGGCTCTTCAGAATGGCCGTTTCTGGGGATTGGGGCTTGGGCAGGGTCAGGTAAAACTGGGAGGCCTCCCCGCGGCGCATTCAGATTTTGTATTTGCAGTAGTCGGAGAAGAAACCGGGTTCGCCGGTATTTTGTTTATCATTTTCCTCTTTCTTGTTTTTGCAATTAAGGGGTACTCCATAGCATTGAACAGTACCAGCTCCTATATCAGGCTGGCAGCCTTCGGGTTGACTTCTTCTGTTTATTTTCAGGTCCTGATCAATGTCGCTGTTGTCTGCGGAGCTCTTCCGGCAACAGGAATTCCACTTCCGCTGTTTTCGGCGGGAGGGACCTCTACGCTGGTAACCCTGGGCATATTCGGCCTCCTTATCAATTTCTCAAGGTACAAAGCCAAAGAACGGGAGGTGCTGTGCAATGGTTAA